caatcaacatgaagttttaaatcacccataattattgccgttcctttattgcaagcctcctttatttcttgatttatactccgtccaacagtgtagctactgttagggggcctatagactacacccaccagtgactttttccctttattattccttatctccacccaaactgattcaatatcttgatcctctgagcaaatatcatttctcactaacgcactgatcccatcctttattaacagagctaccccacctccttttcctttctgtctgttcttccgaattgtcaaatacccctgaatattcagttcccaatcctggtcaccttgcaaccacatctctgtaacggctatcagatcatacccatttgtatctatttgtgccgtcaactcatctattttgttatgaatgttatgtgcatttagacagagagcttttaaatttgtttttttacccttttttcctgcttttttcctctgtccttcaaactcactttctacatttttgctttctaattccagctttacttccctccctaatgAATCGATTTtcaggtgcccatccccctgccaagctggtttcatccctccccaacagcactagcaaatgccCCCGCGAGGATGttagtcctggctctgttgagatgcaactcgTCCGGTTTGGacatgtcccacctcccctagaagcggtcccaatgcgtcaggaatctaaagccctccctcctgcaccatctctccagtcacgcagtcatctgctctatcttcctatttctgtactcattagctcatgtcaccgggaataattttaaatattacactagaccctgtcactgtttataattacacaagaccttgtctcggtttatattacatttgaccctgtctctgtttatattacactagaccctgttttgtttatattccactagactctgtccctgtttatattacattagaccctgtccctgtttatattacaccagaccctgtccctgtttatattacattagacagtatctctgtttataaatagaagtatagagtacgaaagtgtggatattatgatgaacttgtacaaagcactggttcggcctcaactggagtattgtgcccaattgtgggcaacacactttaggaataatgtgaaggccttagagaggatgcagaaaagatttacgagaatgattccagggatgagggacttcagttacctggacagactgaagaagctggggttgcaagggggttagagtataaaagcagagaagtcctgctacaactgtacagggtattgatgaggccacacctggagtactgcattcagttttggtctcagtgtttaaggaaggatatactttcattggaggcagttcagagaaggttcactaggttgattcctgagttgaggtggttgacctatgaagaaaggttgagtagtttgggcctatacacattggagttcagaagaatgagaagtgatcttattgaaacataaaagatactgagggggcttgacaaggtagatgcagagaggatgtttccactcataggggaatcttgaaccagggggcatagtttcagaataaggggttgcccatttaaaacttagatgagggggaatttcttctcttgagtgttgtaaatctgtggaattctctgccccggagagctgtggaggctgggtcattgaatatatttaaggtggagatagacagatttttgagcgatatgggagtaaaggtttatgtggagtgggcagggaagtggaactgaggccatgatcggatcagccatgatcttattgaatggttgaggaccagaggacacagatttaaggtgatgggcaaaagaaccaaaggcgacacaagaaaaaacctttttgcatagtgagtggttaatatctggaatgcacggcctgaaagggtggtggaggcagactcaatcacggctttcaaaagggagttggataagtgcctgaaagaaaaacagttgcagggctgtggggtaagagcgggggagtggaactggctgaggtgctcttgcagagagctggcacgagctcgatgggccaaatggtctacttccatgctgtaaccattatctgattctatggttctaactctatTAGAATAagcctcttcccttctccctcatttgctgatcttaagtgcatcgatactggaaacacagagcgaccaatccagagccgctctgtatcagggtgggcgctggatgcagaagtcgctccctggcctcctgtgtgggtctgtttgttgcatcagtttgagctggagtggagagggaggggtgagggcgggggaggggggttagaagctgctgggtttaatccccagtacctctgagcccagtcgggtacccaacaatttccgatgagagactgtcaacggcgttggattctaggggagattaggttgcgAAACAGACACTAGGTTCCGCACAATGTGGAAGAGTATTGGTTTAGGAACAAGTACATCTGTAGAGGCTTTCAatgtacagatttgttttaatctattcttgggatgtgggtgtcgctagtaaggccagaatatatttccaatttccatttgccccttgacaaggtgatggtgcgccttcttctcgaaccgctgcagtccgtgtggtgacggtcctcccacaatgctgttaggtgaggagttccaggattttcacctagTGACAatgtaggaacggtgatatatgcccaagtcaggatggtgggagacttggaggggaacttggaggtgatggatttcccaagCACCTGGTGCCTTGGTCTATCTAAGTGggagagattgtgggtttgggaggttctgtcaaagttctggtcgagttgcagatgtataaagtccctccccttcaccccacccacctctccctCTACCCATcgaggccagagtcttgtgtaggcccagaccaggtggTGGGTTCCCGTCCCTGAAGTACATCagtgaccagttgggtttttatgacaatccgacagctgtcatggtcactttttttctgctgatggccgcacaaatagccaggttcattcagctcaatttcacaacctgccttagtGTTTTTGTGGGTTTTCTCTCACCcaacctttttcctgtttgaaattcattttacagggtattaaacggggaggatttgtcgaacggaggctcaaaccaaacatcacattaagatctgacggCCACTCGAATcgtcgggacctgaatatcatcggcctttgaccatggaagcaaaaagcactgttcacagcggggagaaaggatgcacgtgctctgtgtgtgaacAAGGCTTCagtcgatcatccaacctggagagacacaagtgcagtcacactggggagaaactgtgtaaatgtgcggattgtgggaaacgtttcaaatgcccgtcccagctggaaacacatcggcggggtcacactggggagaggccgttcagctgctccgactgcaggaagggattcactacatcatccgacctgctgagacaccagcgagttcacactggggagaggccgttcacctgctccgactgcgggaagggattcactcggtcatccagcctgctggaacaccagcgcgttcacactggggagaggccgttcagctgctccgacTGCGAGAAGGGATTcaatacatcatccaacctgctgagacaccagcgagttcacactggggagaggccattcacctgctctgaatgtgggaagagattcactcagtcatccaacctgctgatacaccagcgagttcacactggggagaggccgttcacctgctccgactgcgagaagggattcactacatcatccgacctgctgagacaccagcgagttcacactggggagaggccgttcacctgctctgaatgtgggaagagattcactcagtcatccaacctgctgatacaccagcgagttcacactggggagaggccgttcacctgttccgactgcgggaagggattcactcggtcatccagcctgctggaacaccagcgagttcacactggggagaggccgttcacctgctctgagtgtgggaagggattcactgcatcatcccacctgctgacacatcagcgagttcacactggagagaggccgttcacctgctctgagtgtgggaagagattcactgcatcatcccacctgctgacacaccagcgagttcacactggggagaggccattcacctgctctgagtgtgggaagggattcactacatcatcccacctgctgacacaccagcgagttcacactggggcgaggccgttcacctgctctgagtgtgggaagggattcactacatcatcccacctgctgacacaccagcgagttcacactggggcgaggccgttcacctgccctgagtgtgggaagggattcactgagtcatccaacctgctgatacaccagcgaggtcatactggggagaggccgttcacctgctctgagtgtgggaagggattcactcagtcatccaacctgctgaaacaccagcgagttcacactggggagaggctgtgcacctgctccgattgtgggaaggaattcactgagACATCCAGCCTACtctcacaccagcgagttcacactgtggagaggccattcacctgctcagagtgtggggagggattcactcgattatcccatctgctgacacacaagcgagctcacaagtgactgcaggggtgggattctgctgttattgctgctgttaatcacatcccggctGAATCGTGTTTATTCTGaaagttggggtttgtttccgctgaaattaataactcctgtaactggattggAATTTGATATTTaggatatatataaataaattagAGTTGCTTTCAAAACATTTCTGTAGATTTTTGACTTTCCCGCCCGAgtatttagcatcacctggctggagctcagagaggacaatctgggggaggATTGTATGGGGAGaggacttcagcctggacacagtccttcagggccacactgagaggggcaaacggcactttggtctttttcatctctcttcactgacagcaaagtcaccgtgcgggttaatcttgacgggtgtaaggtgcggatgttatccacccaagggtgtttaaagagatgggacgggtgctctgtcagcccatatctccaacagctcagtagagtcatgggttgttccctgagatggaAGGCAGCACACGTAGTTTCCATTTTGCAAATTAGGCACAAatcagagctcgggaactgaaggcccatcaatgtGACCTCGATCACCGGGAAGATACGTGAAGGGATCCcgagagatgctgttttcgatcatggggTAAGGGAAGAAGCCATTGGAGATACTGAACACGGATTCCAGTAaaaaaggtcatgtcttacaaactagcttgagtttgtaaagaagttgttaggttggtggatgggggaatccggttgacattgtctacctcaggggtgtcaaactcattttctatggtgggcctgatccaatatcctgacacttggcatgggccacattcagcaaaagctattaaaataggaataaatgaagataaactacatcagaatttacatttagattgtaTTTACTGCTGCTGCTGCCGATCCCTGGCACCCCTTAGCTCGAGCATTGGTGAACtgacctgctcaaaccataaccacaaggatatcggtgcctgGTTctccctgtgaccacaaggctgcgtcactgtcacacacagatactgtttccttgtttcacatctccatacaaacaccatcacttcacacattccctttctacacaattgcagcagacatgagcaaggacgtgaggcttattaaaaacacatttcattacagcaaaagttacactgggagaaatgttcagttatttcccattacaggcaaaatgccaggcAAACCAGCAGCACGCTGGCACCTGAACAGTTTCTCATCGGCCAACAGACTTTTCTTAAATATATTTGCtgcgtggatataaacttaaaccagctttgcaggcatgatgctctattcacacattgaaggtggaaGAGATGCTCTGGGGCAcaagctaagtccagtagctgaaagtgatcaacagactgggttttgtgtttagtcatagaaacatagaaaataggtgcaggagtaggccattcggcccttcgagcctgcaccgccattcaatgagttcatggctgaacatgcaacttcagtaccccattcctgctttctcgccataccccttgatcaccctagtagtaaggactacatctaactcctttttgaatatatttagtgaattgacctcaacaactttctgtggtagagatttccacaggttcatcactctctgggtgaagaagtttctcctcatctcggtcctaaatggctttccccttatccttagaccgtgacccctggttctggacttccccaacattgggaacgttcttcctgcatctaacctctctaaaccagtcagaattttaaacgtttctatgagatcccctctcattcttctgaactccagtgaatacaagtccagttgatccagtctttcttcatatgtcattcccgccatcccgggaatcagtctggtgaaccttcgctgcactctctcaataacaagaatgtccttcctcaagttaggagaccaaaactgtacacagtactccaggtgtggcctcaccaaggccctgtacaactgcagtaacacctccctgcccctgtactcaaatccccttgctatgatcccaggcgtgttaccaataccagcaaaatcgaagcccatggaataaaagggacagtggcagcatggatactcaGTTGGTTAAGTGAGAGGAAACAGAGCATTGTGGGgaaaggttgtttttcagactgtaggAAGGTAcacggtggtgttccccagggctcggtactggggccactgcttttcctgatcaaTATTAATGACACAgacctgggtgtacagggcacaatttccaaatctgtaGATggatcaaaacttggaagtataatgaatggtgaggggatggtgatagacttctggAGGACACAGACAtgttggtgaaatgggtggacacagtacagtgaatggtgaagaggatggtgatagacttcaggaggacacagacaggttggtgaaatgggtggacacagtacagtgaatggtgaggggatggtgatagactacaggaggacacagacatgttggtgaaatgggtggacacagtacagtgaatggtgaggggatggtgatagacttcaggaggacacagacaggttggtgaattggacagacacgtggcagatgaaatttaacacaaaggtttgaagtgatacatttttgtaggaagaacgaggagcggcaatataaactaaagggtacatttttaaagggggtacatgaacagagagacctaggggtctatgtgcacaaatcgttgaaggggacaaggcaggttgagaaagcagtttaaaaatgcttacaggatcctgggcatcatagaggcatagattacaaaacaTGGATATTATGATGGACCTCTATAAAATACAGGTTCGGcctcaaacatagaaacacagaaaataggtgcaggagcaggccattcggcccttcgagcctgcaccaccattcaatatgatcatggctgatcatgcaacctcagtgctccacccctgccttctctccataccccctgatccctttagccataaaggccacatctaactcccttttgaatataatctaatgaactggactgaacaactttctgtggtagagaattccacaggttctcaactctctgggtgaaaaagtttctcctcatctcggtcctacatggcttaccccttatctttagaccataacctctggttctggacttccccaacatcaggaacattctacctgcatctaacatgtccagtcccgtcagaattttataaatttctaagatatcccttctcattcttctaaattccagtgagtataagcctagccgatccagtctttccttgtatgtcagtcctgccgtcccgtgatcggtctggtgaaccttcgctgtactccctcaatagcaagcacgtccttcctcagattaggagaccaaaactgcacacaatactcaaggtgtggtctcaccaaggccttgtacaactgcaataagacttctctgctcttatactcaaatctcctcgctatgaaggccagcatgccatttgctttctttactgcctgctgtacctgcatgcctatcttcaatgactgatgtaccatgaaacccaggtctctttgcaccttcccttttcataatctgtcaccattcagataataatctgccttcatgtttttgccaccaaagtggataacctcacatttatccacattatactgcatctgccatgcatttgcccatttacctaacctgtccaagtccgcctgcagcctcttaacatcctcctcacagctcgcactgccacccagcttcgtgtcatctgcactatctgcaactggagtattgtgtccaattctgggcaccgcattttcgaAAGTATgtggaggccttggagagggtgcagaaaaaatttacaagattgattccagggatgagggacttcagttacttggatagactggagaagctgggattgttctcctgagagcagagattgagaggagatttgttggtttttaaaatcatgaggagtctggacagagttgatagaacctgttcccattggcggatgggTCAAGaagcagatgacacagatttaaggtgatgggcagaAGAACCAAGGGCGACGTCAGAAAagccctttttacgcagcgagtggtcaggatctggaatgcactgccggaaagggagATAGAGGCAAACTCAATCAAAGCTTCCAAAAGGGAGTTGGGAAAGTACAAGAAGGAGAGAAGTTTGTGGGGCtacgggaaagggtgggggagtgggaccagctaaccagagccggcacgggctcgatggaccaaatggcctccttccatgttgtaaccactcTCTGATTGTAAAGGTGATGATAAAGCTCTTGTCCAGGACGCTGCATCTCCCAGGCACTGGGACCCAGTGaggaacagagaccctgaagccccacccactggggagcccaagcccctcccacccaggctcagccccgcccactgtggGGAACCACAAGCCCCTCCcacccgggctcagccccgcccactggggagcCCAAGCCCCACCCACTTGGGGCCCAAGCCCCTTCCAcctgggctcagccccgcccactgggggccctagcccctcccacctgggctcagccccgcccactgggggcccaagCCCCTCCCACCCTGGCTCAGcgccgcccactgggggcccaagcccctcccaccctggctcagccccgcccactgggggggccacaagccccgcccctcacacactcgaATTGTTGAGAGTTTCGATGAGGGACTCAGTGAGGGCTTTTTTCAACTGGTATTCCAGGCTGTGAGAGAAGGGGAGCAGCATTTACAGAGCAAAGTCCCAGTCCACATCACACCCAGGTCAGACACAATCACTGCATTCATCAGAGCCCCAATATCATCGGGCTCTGAGTGTGGAAGggcaaatgtttgtctgttctgtgtgTGGGCAAAGATTTCAAacattcaaacatcagtgtgactggaaaagcaccaactCGAGTGAGAGTATTCCAGTGCACCGACTGTGGAAAGGGCTTTTACCAGTTACacaacctgaaaaaacatcgcaccattcacagcggggagaaaccgtacacatgttGTGTGCGtgaacgaggcttcaactgatcgtccaactatggagagtcacaaggacacacaccatggagaaactgtgtaaatgtggggactgtgggaagagattcaattccCCCTCCCAGCTGGACACTCAtcaacgcagtcacaccggggaagcCGTTCAGTTGCTCTTGCTGTCTGAAGACTTTCAAAGAATCATCAAACCTGCTGAAATACCAACAAATGTTCACTGACGAGGGATCATTTAGGTGCTGTCACTGTGCAAAGACATTTGCTCACTCGTCCAACCTACtgaaacaccagtgagttcacatcaGGTAAAGGTtgttcacctgctccgtatgtgggaagggagtcactcgtTCATCTAAACTGCTGAcccacaagtgagttcacactgggaagaggccattcTCCTGCTGCATGTATGGGATGAGATTCACTCCGTCATGCAACCTCTGgacacaccagcttgttcacactgataatagatctttgaaatgttctgacagtgagaagagctttaaaagcacaaaggttctgctgacacaccagcgaattcacactgcggAGGTGCTGTTCACCTACCCCGAGTGTGCAAAGGGACTCACTAAtttatccaacctgctgaggcaccagcaagttcacaagtgagtacagggattggattctgctgttaatcatatccaggactgaaccatgttcattcaggCAGTTGGGGTTTGGTAaaactgatgttaataaccccaataactgggctggagtttaatctgtatcaatgtccaataaatcaggtttgtgtcccacacacacagtgtgtcaggTCCTTGATTTCTCGACAATAAGCCAAACTGATTGCACACTTGTTACAAATTGTGTGGAATACATCTGAGAACTGAGTTCTCACAACTTTTTTAAAGATGGATCTACCAGGTGTCCAAGTCTGACAGGAAATACATTTCTATTATATCACAGGTCCAGTCCAACTATCCAGGGCAGTGAGTCCCTGTAATATTGTTTTTTAACCtatgggaaatattctgataatctgttattgtcacaGGGCAAAGCAGTATTTTTAGTTTAACATCAATTTaatcaaactcaatgggcaatTGATCTTCAAAGGGACAGTGTCGGCAGTTCTGAAGCTCATTTCTCTCTGTGAgtaagtcagaatgagaagctgatgtttcacaaagggagacctcgccagaccaaaggacattggtggcgtttaacaggctgtttgtgtcactgggctacaggaggctatttgtgacataaggaaagctggtcacagcaaacaaacagtttaccggcctgtccagggcccactcagaccccaccttctctctctcactattggttGTGCTGCagcaattgctcctctgacctttcctctcttgtccctcctacacccctaatacacggccctacacaatctccctccccctacatcctcactgtgctggaacccACACCAGTcttcccatctgctccttgttctctccctggatcctgaaactgcaGAACTAACTCTTCctctcctgaagtctacaggctctaaaactgaagcttggtggccctcagtccctactccgttatttacctccccttctctcctcctctttcccccttggttgtgttctacactctgggccttggccttccccagggattctcagtatgaacagggggatgtgtgttgagacaggatgtcccacctctccacctttaaagggacatggagaggacccgctgggctgaatggccctgctttatgacatcactgcagtgcctagcaaccaccctccctgagccttgctcattatagaaacatagaaacatagaaaataggtgcaggagtacgccattcggcacttcgagcctgcaccgccattcaatgagttcatggctgaacatgcaacttcagtactccattcctgctttctcgccatatcccttgatccccctagtagtaaggactacatctaactcctttttgaataaatttagtgaattggcctcaacaactttctgtggtagagaattccacaggttcaccactctctgggtgaagaagtttctcctcatctcggtcctaaatggcttactccttatctttagactgtgacccctggttctggacttccccaacattgggaacattcttcctgcatctaacctgtctaaactcgtcagaattttaaacgtttctatgagatcccctctcattcttctgaactccagtgaatacaagcccagttgatccaatctttcttgggctgggttgagctcagtgctgttacaggaagggaaacaggaacaGGATTTGGCCCGTCTGgaacccaggattaatggggagaggtacaggatcaatttataccttattgagtgagaaatgtcagtgtcccggacactccctgtccctcagtatctgtgtcggggagcgaccgatggattcactctgtatctagcccgtgcagTTCCCGACTGGAAAGTggttgatgctggcacgaggtgcttagctcaatgaacacaacatttaacccaaagatgatcagattaacccatcagcttctcccctgggcacaggtcctgaaggactgggagtgtctctaataatttggctggtgtccttaatcaaatttaaacacctcactcATCACTTTTTTAAATTCCTTCATGCGATGTgggtgtcgcctctcacctctcattcttctaaacgctagagaatataggcctggtctactcaatctctcataggacaaccccccaatcccaggaatcagtctggtgaaccttcatagaaacatagaaacatagaaaataggtgcaggagtaggccattcggcccttctagcctgcaccgccattcaatgagttcatggctgaacattcaacttcagtaccccattcctgctttcttgccataccccttgattctcctagtagtaaggacctcatctaactcctttttgaatatatttagtgaattggcctcaacaactttctgtggtagagaattccacagggtcaccactctctgggtgaagaagttcctccgcatctcggtcctaaatggcttaccccttatccttagactgtgacctctggttctggacttccccaacattgggaacattcttcctgcatctaacctgtctaaccccgtcagaattttaaatgtttctatgaggtcccctctcattcttctgaactcgttgcactccctctgataCGTTCGTaataaactgaatactgtgtacaatgagcaagtgtgaccttagctcctttaataagattccagagtgcaggtaccgtgtgggtggcctgcttatatactgtgctcccaagagatgctgggatcccttgggactccaacaggtaggccctctggtagtagtgtaatacaggttacaaggggttaaatacataacatcactcccccgtgaagtcaatagtacacttatttacaaggtgagatgatctggggcttttcactcccttgtcgattgtctcggtacaaatgcgaatGTGGATGaggtggttagttcttcactgggctgttggggatggtgagttcagcttcatggtcaaccatgatgtcagttgccacttgtgtgtgtgttggagggtcaaagttggtggtgtcttctttgggttgttcgtagctgttggtgaactgtaatttgatttggtccaaatgttttctgcatgttagtccattggccaatttgacctggaacaccctactcccctccttggctatgaccgtgccagcaagccatctgGGACCCTGTCCAtatttgagtacaaacacaggatcattgatctcaatatcgcatgacaaatttgtgcggtcatggtacatactttgttgatgccgcctgccctccacgtgatcatagagatcagggtggacaagagagagccttgttttgagcacgcttttcatgagcagcttggctgggggaacgccggtgagtgagtggggtctggtgcggtagctgagcagcactcgggataggcagaact
This region of Pristiophorus japonicus isolate sPriJap1 unplaced genomic scaffold, sPriJap1.hap1 HAP1_SCAFFOLD_709, whole genome shotgun sequence genomic DNA includes:
- the LOC139256309 gene encoding zinc finger protein 229-like produces the protein MEAKSTVHSGEKGCTCSVCEQGFSRSSNLERHKCSHTGEKLCKCADCGKRFKCPSQLETHRRGHTGERPFSCSDCRKGFTTSSDLLRHQRVHTGERPFTCSDCGKGFTRSSSLLEHQRVHTGERPFSCSDCEKGFNTSSNLLRHQRVHTGERPFTCSECGKRFTQSSNLLIHQRVHTGERPFTCSDCEKGFTTSSDLLRHQRVHTGERPFTCSECGKRFTQSSNLLIHQRVHTGERPFTCSDCGKGFTRSSSLLEHQRVHTGERPFTCSECGKGFTASSHLLTHQRVHTGERPFTCSECGKRFTASSHLLTHQRVHTGERPFTCSECGKGFTTSSHLLTHQRVHTGARPFTCSECGKGFTTSSHLLTHQRVHTGARPFTCPECGKGFTESSNLLIHQRGHTGERPFTCSECGKGFTQSSNLLKHQRVHTGERLCTCSDCGKEFTETSSLLSHQRVHTVERPFTCSECGEGFTRLSHLLTHKRAHK